The nucleotide sequence TGTTGctagggaggttatatgacaacaAGCATTCGTCCGTATTTGCTGATGGGCATTTATACATCTTCCTAATAATCATTTGTtaattccacacttttcaatgttTCTCCTTGCCACTTTCCTAATAGCAAAATAATTGCAGCTGCACTAGGGTGACAGAGTGCACTAATCCACTTTAACTATGTAAACCTCAATTTCCTCATAGACAATTTCATCCCGCCTACAAAATACCGACAGTCTGGgagctccctctctctcccagcttTGACTAAATTACTTGAAAGGGGACACGtgctagtgcaggcttcctcaaactcagccctccagatgtttttggcctacaactcccatgatctctagctagcaggaccagtggtcagggatgatgggaaatgtagtcccaaaacatctggagggctgagtttaagGAAGCCTGTGCTAGTCACTAGCTATACAAGGGGTGGTGAACCTTttgccctcccagatgttgctgaactacaactcccataagtcttggcaaacatggccaatggctagggaagatgggagttgcagttcagtaacctctggagagccaaagCTCCCCCTGAGCTTTATGATGAAAAGTACCCagtgtgctttcttttcttcctctctagATGGTTTTCTGTGCTATCTGCCTTTCCTTCACACTTGATGCCTCCAGAGAAACAAAAGAGCAAAGCAAGGGAGctaaaggaaagaagagaggatCAGCAAAAGCCAAGGTTCAGCACCTGAAGGCTCAGGAATCCTCACCTGACCCGGTGCTGAGAGTAAACCCAGAGGCTTCCACAGACTACACCCTTGTGGAGGATTACGAGCGGAGCATCCATGAGATGGTTAGCCAGCTGAGGAACAGCTCCGAGCCCCCGGAGAGCAAATGCCAGGTCAACCTGAGGCTCTGGATGTCCAACAAAAGGAGTCTGTCTCCGTGGGCCTACAGGTGAGATAGAGCAGGTCTCAAGGCACTGTGGTTGCCCCACACAGGTCTTCTTGCAAGCCTATCTGTAAAAGACAAAAAATTGTGCTCCGGCTGCATTTTGCTTTCTATGTGGTATCCAACCAATCTGTggcctagagcagtggttcccaatagGTGGTCCGTGGACCCCCTCTGTGGCACCATTaatataacaaaaactaccacagagatccCAAAATtgtcaaaagtagggggtccatggcttggcttttgaaaacctAGCTAATTGGGAACGACTGTCATAGTGCCAACAGCATGATAACTGATTTCTCTGTTATTTGTCTGTGTggtggtgtgtgttggggggggcatATTTGCTTCTCCTTTGAATGCAGACCCTTCTGCTGGAGACAGAAGGAAGTGGGTTGGCAACAAGTGCCCCCCACCCGTCCCATGCAGGCTACATCCTGCTTCAACACTTGCGATGCCATTACCCATGGTCAAGAGGCACCTTGGATCTCTTAGCAAGGAGCACCACTGGCACGCTAGGAtttatttgtaattggtttaaaaacaattatGTTATCTAATCAGCCGTTTCCCACCCTATTGTGGCCTATCCAAGGGTTGTAGCATTCCCATGTCACTCATTAGCATATGCTAATTAATTCCTATATTTAATACTGCCCTAGCTTAAGACTCAGCCAAGAAAATGCTAGCGAGGTAGCAGAAAAACTTGGTAGCATTGGCCCAATTTTGTGGCACTCTATCACCGCCTTGTGGTGCTCTTGAAAGTGCATGAATGTGTCGCTTTTCTGAAGGTCTCAACCGAGACATTTCACTCACCTTTTTAAGAACCAGAGAACACATAACTCTGATGGATTCAGCACTGCATAAATCAATTCCTTTCTGGGCCTTGTGCTTGTAGTTTGATCATGATAGGAGGAACAAGTTGGACTGATGCAGTTTACCACATCATGttacctgggacctttggcacaTGAAGCCACTGTTGTTTCAACGACAACATCTGGTTTCACCAGCTCAATGAACTGCCCTCTGCATGGAGTGACTGAGCAGTTTTCTTGAATAAAgctatgtttgtgtcagtgggcAGCACCAGTCTGAGGCCTACATTCAGACAGAACCATCTGAAGCAGTAAAGACTTCCAAGTTCTTCTGAATATGCCTCTGGCACAGGGACTTAAAAACAGTAGCATGCATTACAGTTAGGACCACATGTGTCTCTGTTTTCGGATGGGAAACAGATTCTACTACCTCATTTCCAAGCTATGCAGAGTGGGGCTTGGCCCAAACAACACAGCAGAGGCAGTTAAAGAAATCTACCCCTGGGGCACAGCATTCTGATTATTTCTGAGGCCGCACTAAATGGTCTTCTGCAAGCCTATGACCACAATGTTCGTCAGGACATGCCTGCAAACATCACTTCAAAGGTGGGTGTCGCAGGACACCCCTCCATTTCTCTCTGTTCACAGATGTTTTGCTCTGCAGGCACCATTCCTTTCTTGCTATTGTCGTGGCATGAATGCCTACCATTGTATGACCATTAGAAACTGGAGCGTGAGCATGCACCATGGTGCTTGGTGCCAAGGTCTCCTATCAAGTAGGGCCTCCTACATTTTATGGGCCTCTCTGGGAGGATTCAGCAAGTCACCTCCTGTCATACCTTCCAGTGCATATCCAAGTTAACTTGACTGAGCTAACTTACACATGCACTGGAAGGTGCTACAGTAGACGGTTGTTGTTACCCCCAAATTCTGGGGCACCTCTAGGTATGTATGTGACTTGCCTTCCTATCCTCGGTAGCCCCACCCCCGATGCCCCCCAAATGAATGCGCTTGTTCTGATGTCAGCATGTTTCCTTTCCAGGATCAACCACGACGCAGCACGAATCCCAGCCAACAtcccagaggcacactgcctGTGTGCTGGGTGCATCAATCCCTTCACCATGCAGGAAGACCGCACCATGGTCAGCATCCCCATTCACAGCAAAATCCCAGTGCGCCGACTGCTGTGTGAGCCAAGCAACCCCAGCCGGAAGAAGAAGAGGTGCCGCAAGGAGTACAAGACCGTGATGGAGACCGTTGCTGTGGGCTGCACTTGCATCTTCTGAGAACCCCCAGAAAGCAGAGCAGCTATTCCTGCTTCAGGTTTTCTAAGGGTTAATAGCGCTCCCGTCTTCCTAGCCTCATCTCCCCCTTCCGTTCTCCCAGAACGTGCTCTTTCTCCTGCCAAGATGAGGGAAGACCCATGCGCTTCCAGAGGCCAAAGCTGCTTTCATTGAACTCCTTCTCTCCCATAACCTGCAGAGAGGTTGACAACACCACATGCACACAGCAAGAaattagaattgtagagctggaacagaccctgaggatcatctggtccaactctctgtaatgcaggaatatgcagctgaccCAAATGCGGATCAAACCCACAATCTTGAGTGCTTTCTGTGTTGCACAAATGGTAATTAACTGTATCCGACCCGGACCCAGAGCAAATTGCTTCATTTCACCCGAATAGCTCTGAATCTACAGTCACTGGTGCCAGTTTTTACTCTTTGCAAGGCACGCCTGCTCAGTCAGGAGTTCAGCAGAAAGGGAAGCTGCTGCGtggctgctgctgcggaggaAGGAGATCCAACGAAAGTGGAGCGGCTTCAACCATCTTGCCCTCCATCTAGGGCTCAAAGGCCTTTAACACTGGCTTGACGGCTACTCAGTTTGCAAGCTTACTCTGCAGCCCATAGAATGGAGTTGCTCAGGGCTTAGGCTAGGATGACGTTACCATGCAAAGAGGCCCTTCCATGTCCTCCTTCCTACTGGGTTGCACTACCAAAATGGAGGCTTTGATAGGAAACATCTTCTGTGTCAACTGAAGGCCCAAAGCTAGGCCACGGCTCTTTTGACAGTGCCCTGCTGCCTTCTGTGTGGGAGCGGGAGAGTCTGTACTTGCAGTGCTTGGTGGAGAAGGAGAGGCCTTTCAGTCCAAGGCCACTTGGCAGGCTCTTGTACACCTCAAACAAAACTAACAGGGATATGTCTTACCAAGCAGTTCTAAGAGTCCTGTGCTGGCAGCCCTACTAACAGGGCCTGGGTATCAGCAAAATGCTTGGCCGGGGAACAAGCACCGGGCTTTGGCACATGTACCAAAGACTAAATAGACTCAGGAGGCAGCAAGAGAGCCTCAGGCAACCCATTATTAGTGACAACCCCGAGACAAGGACAATAGCCGTTTTGGGAACCCACAACCCTTCTGCACATATCAGAGGCAGCATCCCTTGGCGCAGAGCCACAGCTCGCTGACAAGAACCCAGGACTTTTTTTGTATGCtcaaaggtgccaggttcaaccACAGGCAGCTCCGTTAAAATGGTCCTCAGGCAGCAGGGCTGCAAAAAGATCCCTGTCCGAGACTTTTGGGAAAGTGCAGTCAGTGAACACAGACAAGGCTGGTTctgatgggccagtggtctgccTTCGTGCAAGGCAGCATCACAGGCTACGAAGT is from Lacerta agilis isolate rLacAgi1 chromosome 2, rLacAgi1.pri, whole genome shotgun sequence and encodes:
- the IL17B gene encoding interleukin-17B, with product MEWASKLMVFCAICLSFTLDASRETKEQSKGAKGKKRGSAKAKVQHLKAQESSPDPVLRVNPEASTDYTLVEDYERSIHEMVSQLRNSSEPPESKCQVNLRLWMSNKRSLSPWAYRINHDAARIPANIPEAHCLCAGCINPFTMQEDRTMVSIPIHSKIPVRRLLCEPSNPSRKKKRCRKEYKTVMETVAVGCTCIF